Proteins encoded by one window of Rutidosis leptorrhynchoides isolate AG116_Rl617_1_P2 chromosome 7, CSIRO_AGI_Rlap_v1, whole genome shotgun sequence:
- the LOC139859576 gene encoding uncharacterized protein, giving the protein MSSSRRPVEPVFLPRRYGRLAPLSERKSSEGYFGLGVHDTALDEFVQFFGCSKGTFPLAYLGLPIGFNVNTPRNWKPLCDQFRKKFSGWKASLLSIGERYTLLKSVLGSLGIYHLSLFKCLETVFKELEGLRAKCFWGSSDSNKKMHWISWDIALNALENGGIEISSLRALNLGLIFKWVWRFTSCPNTF; this is encoded by the exons ATGTCTTCGTCAAGGCGACCCGTTGAGCCCGTTTTTCTTCCTCGTCGTTATGGAAGGCTTGCACCTTTGTCTGAAAGAAAAAGTAGCGAAGG ATATTTCGGTCTTGGAGTCCATGATACTGCTCTTGATGAGTTCGTTCAGTTTTTTGGATGCTCAAAAGGTACATTTCCATTGGCATATTTAGGTTTACCGATTGGCTTCAATGTGAATACGCCTCGTAACTGGAAACCTTTATGTGATCAGTTTCGTAAGAAGTTTTCCGGGTGGAAAGCCTCATTGTTATCTATAGGCGAAAGGTACACGCTTTTAAAATCTGTTTTGGGGAGTCTAGGGATTTatcatctttcgttatttaaatgtcTGGAAACGGTATTTAAAGAATTAGAAGGGTTACGAGCTAAATGTTTTTGGGGTAGTAGCGACTCCAATAAGAAAATGCATTGGATATCTTGGGACATCGCTCTTAATGCACTTGAAAATGGGGGAATTGAAATCAGTAGCTTACGTGCTCTCAACCTTGGATTGATTTTCAAATGGGTTTGGCGTTTTACCTCCTGCCCAAATACTTTTTAG